In the genome of Drosophila subpulchrella strain 33 F10 #4 breed RU33 chromosome 2L, RU_Dsub_v1.1 Primary Assembly, whole genome shotgun sequence, one region contains:
- the LOC119547779 gene encoding cyclin-Y-like protein 1, whose protein sequence is MGNKNSCCAYSSPQSDRKSKDLPPVFEERHQLSHPPHTSQHQLDGHHGSTSAVHLHHHHHGHHQQQNQQGGGDNFENQQNLQHISEREALEGEEDPSVDPTAATMFLERSKVENGGMTRKRSQQQIAQQAGSGGGGSTPGGNSCGGGGGMKKSSSCSTIYLDDSTVSQPNLKNTVKCVSLAIYYHIKNRQSDRRLDIFDEKLHPLTHDQVPENYDTHNPEHRQIYKFVRTLFNAAQLTAECAIITLVYLERLLTYAELDVGPCNWKRMVLGAILLASKVWDDQAVWNVDYCQILKDITVEDMNELERQFLELLQFNINVPSSVYAKYYFDLRTLAEANELNFPTEPLSKERAQKLEAMSRVMQDKVTAEALKNGIKKWSSMDNISQGGPRRSVAILS, encoded by the exons ATGGGCAACAAGAACTCGTGCTGTGCGTACTCCAGTCCGCAGTCGGACCGCAAGTCCAAGGATCTGCCGCCCGTCTTCGAGGAGCGCCACCAGTTGAGTCATCCGCCGCACACGTCGCAGCACCAGCTGGATGGTCACCACGGATCCACGTCGGCGGTGCAcctgcaccaccaccaccatggCCATCACCAGCAGCAGAATCAGCAGGGCGGCGGAGACAACTTCGAGAACCAGCAGAATCTGCAGCACATCTCCGAGCGAGAGGCGCTGGAGGGCGAGGAGGATCCCTCGGTGGATCCCACGGCGGCCACCATGTTCCTGGAGCGATCCAAGGTGGAGAACGGCGGCATGACTAGGAAGCGTTCGCAGCAGCAGATTGCCCAGCAGGCGGGAAGCGGAGGAGGCGGCAGCACTCCCGGAGGCAACAGCTGCGGCGGAGGCGGCGGCATGAAGAAGAGCTCCTCCTGCTCAACGATCTATCTGGACGACAGCACTGTGTCGCAGCCAAATCTGAAGAACACGGTCAAGTGCGTCTCGCTGGCCATTTACTATCACATCAAGAACCGTCAGTCCGACCGGCGGCTGGACATCTTCGATGAGAAACTGCATCCCTTGACCCACGACCAGGTGCCGGAGAACTACGACACGCACAATCCGGAGCACCGGCAGATCTACAAGTTCGTGCGCACGCTCTTCAACGCCGCCCAGCTGACGGCAGAGTGTGCCATCATCACGCTAGTCTACCTGGAGCGGCTGCTCACCTACGCAGAGCTGGATGTGGGTCCATGTAACTGGAAGCGCATGGTGTTGG GTGCCATTCTCCTCGCCTCGAAAGTGTGGGACGATCAGGCCGTTTGGAACGTGGATTACTGCCAGATACTCAAAGACATCACCGTGGAGGACATGAACGAGCTGGAGCGCCAGTTCCTCGAGCTGCTGCAGTTCAACATCAACGTGCCGTCCTCGGTGTACGCCAAATACTACTTCGACCTGCGGACGCTTGCCGAGGCGAACGAGCTAAACTTCCCCACGGAGCCGCTGTCCAAGGAGCGGGCCCAGAAGCTGGAGGCCATGTCGCGGGTGATGCAGGACAAGGTCACCGCCGAGGCGCTGAAGAACGGGATCAAGAAGTGGTCCTCCATGGACAACATCAGTCAGGGCGGGCCGCGCCGTAGCGTGGCCATACTATCGTGA